In a genomic window of Acidobacteriota bacterium:
- a CDS encoding type II secretion system protein GspG, which produces MSYCAHCGKPKAAERDFCSVCGKPRPGVRPQTKATTSTGGVVALVVGGGIALIAILGIVSAIFVPNFLDALQKAKQKRTLAEFYFVSEALEAYYLENDTYPNVTTLAALAAALEPEYLESLSRVDGWQQAYRYQCSQSELGGPCDDFRLVSAGKDGVFEQEDPFAYEEEGYPASDYDRDLVYGSSGELLAPQ; this is translated from the coding sequence ATGAGCTACTGCGCCCATTGCGGCAAGCCAAAGGCGGCGGAGCGTGATTTCTGCTCGGTCTGCGGCAAGCCGCGGCCGGGAGTCCGGCCGCAGACCAAAGCCACGACCTCGACAGGTGGCGTGGTCGCCCTGGTGGTCGGCGGCGGCATCGCTCTGATCGCCATTCTCGGTATCGTCTCGGCGATCTTCGTTCCCAACTTTCTCGACGCCCTGCAGAAGGCCAAGCAGAAGCGCACTCTGGCCGAGTTCTACTTCGTTTCCGAAGCCTTGGAAGCGTACTACCTCGAAAACGATACCTATCCCAATGTGACCACCCTGGCGGCCCTGGCAGCGGCCCTCGAGCCGGAGTATCTCGAATCGTTGTCGCGGGTCGATGGCTGGCAGCAGGCCTACCGCTACCAGTGCAGCCAGAGCGAACTCGGCGGTCCCTGCGACGACTTTCGTCTGGTCAGCGCCGGCAAAGACGGCGTCTTCGAGCAGGAAGATCCCTTTGCCTACGAAGAAGAGGGCTACCCGGCGTCCGACTACGATCGTGATCTCGTCTATGGCTCCAGCGGCGAGCTGCTCGCCCCGCAGTAA
- the tsaD gene encoding tRNA (adenosine(37)-N6)-threonylcarbamoyltransferase complex transferase subunit TsaD, producing MKASDETPLVLGIETSCDDTACAVLDAEGRVLASVVSSQLEAHRPFGGVVPEIASREHLTNWPAVFGEALERAGVAVEELGAVAATRGPGLMGALLVGLSLGKSIAYGRGVPFFAVHHLEGHLYSPFLALDGEPSREVPERFIGLVVSGGHTNLFDVDVDRVTSLAETRDDAMGEVFDKIGKRLGLPYPQGPHVDRLAEDGDGAKAPFAVASVDGDSLAFSYSGLKSQVLMAIERLEQRGIATDLSTGATPAEVLDLLAGFRAAAVRQLLDRLDRLHRRRPFEHLALSGGVAANRLLRRLAAAWAEEHRVNLWSVPLTYSGDNAAMIAFAALRRWRRGTADDPFEVEAASRIPFAAT from the coding sequence ATGAAGGCCTCTGACGAGACCCCATTGGTCCTCGGAATCGAAACCTCCTGCGATGACACCGCCTGCGCTGTCCTCGACGCCGAAGGTCGGGTGTTGGCTTCGGTGGTGTCGAGCCAGCTCGAAGCCCACCGTCCCTTCGGCGGCGTGGTGCCGGAGATCGCCTCCCGTGAACATCTGACCAACTGGCCGGCGGTGTTCGGCGAGGCCCTGGAGCGGGCGGGGGTGGCGGTCGAAGAGCTCGGTGCCGTCGCCGCGACCCGTGGGCCCGGGCTGATGGGGGCGCTGCTGGTCGGTCTCTCCCTCGGCAAATCGATCGCCTACGGGCGAGGTGTTCCGTTCTTCGCCGTTCACCATCTCGAGGGGCATCTCTACTCGCCCTTCCTGGCCCTCGACGGCGAGCCCAGTCGCGAAGTTCCGGAGCGCTTCATCGGGCTGGTGGTGTCGGGCGGACACACCAACCTGTTCGATGTCGATGTCGATCGCGTCACCAGCCTCGCCGAAACCCGCGACGACGCCATGGGCGAGGTCTTCGACAAGATCGGCAAGCGTCTCGGCTTGCCCTACCCGCAGGGTCCCCATGTCGATCGCCTGGCGGAAGACGGTGACGGCGCCAAGGCACCTTTCGCGGTGGCCTCCGTCGACGGCGACTCTCTCGCCTTTTCCTATTCCGGCCTCAAGAGCCAGGTGCTGATGGCGATCGAGCGCCTCGAGCAGCGCGGCATCGCCACCGACCTGTCGACCGGTGCGACACCGGCCGAGGTGCTCGATCTGCTGGCCGGATTCCGCGCCGCCGCCGTTCGTCAGCTACTCGATCGCCTCGATCGTCTGCACCGCCGCCGGCCCTTCGAGCACCTCGCCCTCTCCGGCGGGGTGGCGGCGAACCGTCTCCTGCGGCGTCTGGCGGCCGCCTGGGCCGAGGAGCATCGAGTCAACCTGTGGTCCGTTCCTTTGACCTATTCCGGCGACAACGCCGCCATGATCGCCTTTGCGGCGCTGCGCCGGTGGCGTCGTGGCACCGCCGATGATCCCTTCGAGGTCGAGGCCGCCAGCCGCATTCCCTTTGCGGCAACCTGA
- a CDS encoding glyceraldehyde 3-phosphate dehydrogenase NAD-binding domain-containing protein — translation MAVPFAINGFGRIGRAVARLARGRSDVRLVALNDPAPVAVLADRLKYDSVRGPYAGKVTVRAADLELDGHPVAVFRSDRPADVPWSRSTARIVLECSGQFLDRESAAGHLGNGVERVVWSANSPQADVTLCRSINEGAYDPRRHRLISNASCTTHCLAPLLRVLEQVAGIEHGAMTSVHSYTPSQELLDASQASGRRARAAGLNLVPLATTAPRAIDELIPSLAGKISGLVVRVPSPAGAWLEVVARVQRETTTEALRAAFRKAATSAPLAGVLGVCEEELVSSDFVGSPESAIVDLSTTAVTDGRLVRVAAWYDNEWGYAHRLIELVAALGEQAS, via the coding sequence ATGGCCGTACCTTTCGCAATCAACGGCTTTGGCCGCATCGGCCGCGCCGTCGCTCGCCTCGCCCGCGGGCGCTCGGACGTTCGCCTGGTGGCACTCAACGATCCCGCCCCCGTCGCGGTGTTGGCCGACCGCCTGAAGTACGACTCGGTGCGCGGCCCATACGCCGGCAAGGTCACCGTCCGAGCCGCCGACCTCGAGCTCGACGGTCACCCGGTGGCGGTCTTTCGGTCCGATCGTCCGGCCGACGTTCCCTGGTCCCGCAGCACGGCCCGCATCGTGCTCGAGTGCAGCGGCCAGTTTCTCGACCGCGAGTCGGCCGCGGGCCACCTCGGGAACGGCGTCGAGCGGGTGGTGTGGTCCGCCAACAGCCCGCAGGCGGACGTCACCCTGTGCCGCAGCATCAACGAGGGTGCCTACGATCCCCGCCGCCACCGGCTGATCAGCAACGCTTCCTGCACCACCCATTGCCTGGCGCCGCTGCTCCGCGTGCTCGAGCAGGTCGCCGGCATCGAACATGGCGCCATGACTTCGGTGCACAGCTACACGCCCAGCCAGGAGCTGCTCGACGCCAGCCAGGCGAGCGGGCGCCGGGCGCGCGCCGCCGGCCTCAACCTGGTCCCCCTGGCGACCACCGCGCCGCGCGCCATCGACGAGCTGATCCCCAGCCTGGCGGGCAAAATCTCGGGGCTGGTGGTGCGGGTGCCATCGCCCGCCGGCGCCTGGCTCGAGGTGGTTGCCCGAGTCCAGCGCGAGACCACCACCGAGGCCCTGCGCGCAGCCTTTCGCAAAGCCGCCACCAGCGCACCGCTGGCCGGAGTTCTGGGAGTCTGCGAAGAGGAGCTGGTGTCGTCGGACTTCGTCGGCAGCCCCGAGTCGGCGATCGTCGACCTCTCGACCACCGCGGTCACCGATGGCCGCCTGGTGCGGGTCGCCGCCTGGTATGACAACGAGTGGGGCTATGCCCACCGCCTGATCGAGCTGGTGGCGGCCCTCGGAGAGCAAGCTTCTTGA
- a CDS encoding phosphoglycerate kinase, producing MSRLSTLDDLPLDSGTRVFLRVDFNVPLSADGEVLDDTRIVEALPTIGELRAAGCRLILASHCGRPKGQADPRYSLRPAAEALGSLLGTTVAFATDTVGESAHRMVAALQPGEVGVLENLRFDAGETGNDETFSERLAGFADVFVNDAFGTAHRAHASVVGVAERLPQRAAGRLIEREVAALGRLLGEPDRPFAAILGGAKISGKIDTLLNLLPRLNVLLVGGGMANTFLAARGHDMAASLVEEDRLDTAREILHDADQGGVTVWLPEDLVVTDDFANPREVLTVSPAAVPADHLAVDIGPETRRRFAGAVAEARTLFWNGPLGVFEKAPFDAGTRAVADALSECSGFSVIGGGETVAAVRQAGVADELGHVSTGGGASLQFLSGKALPGISALEVVA from the coding sequence ATGAGCCGACTGTCGACCCTCGATGACCTCCCCCTCGACTCCGGAACGCGCGTCTTCCTGCGGGTCGACTTCAACGTTCCCCTGTCGGCCGACGGCGAGGTGCTCGACGACACTCGCATCGTCGAGGCGCTGCCGACGATCGGCGAGCTGCGCGCCGCCGGCTGCCGCCTGATCCTGGCCTCCCATTGCGGCCGGCCGAAGGGCCAAGCCGATCCCCGCTACAGCCTGCGACCGGCGGCGGAAGCCCTCGGAAGTCTGCTCGGCACGACCGTCGCCTTCGCCACTGACACCGTCGGTGAGTCCGCCCACCGAATGGTGGCGGCGCTCCAGCCGGGCGAGGTCGGCGTGCTCGAGAACCTGCGCTTCGATGCCGGCGAGACCGGCAACGACGAAACCTTCTCCGAGCGCCTGGCGGGCTTCGCCGATGTCTTCGTCAACGACGCCTTCGGCACCGCCCACCGCGCCCACGCCTCGGTAGTCGGAGTCGCCGAGCGCCTGCCACAGCGGGCCGCCGGCCGGTTGATCGAACGCGAGGTCGCGGCCCTCGGCCGCCTGCTCGGCGAACCGGACCGCCCCTTCGCGGCAATCCTCGGAGGCGCCAAGATCAGCGGCAAGATCGACACGCTGCTCAACCTCCTACCCCGCCTGAACGTTCTGCTGGTGGGCGGTGGCATGGCCAACACCTTCCTCGCCGCCCGCGGCCACGACATGGCGGCTTCGCTGGTCGAAGAAGACCGCCTCGACACCGCCCGCGAGATCCTGCACGACGCCGATCAGGGCGGGGTCACCGTCTGGCTGCCGGAAGATCTGGTGGTCACCGACGACTTTGCCAATCCGCGAGAGGTGCTCACCGTTTCGCCAGCGGCTGTTCCCGCCGACCATCTCGCCGTCGACATCGGACCCGAGACCCGACGACGCTTCGCCGGCGCCGTGGCGGAGGCTCGCACCCTGTTCTGGAACGGCCCCTTGGGGGTGTTCGAGAAGGCCCCCTTCGACGCCGGCACCCGCGCCGTCGCCGATGCTCTCTCCGAGTGCTCCGGGTTCTCCGTGATCGGAGGCGGCGAAACGGTGGCCGCCGTGCGCCAAGCCGGAGTCGCCGATGAACTCGGACACGTCTCGACCGGCGGCGGCGCCTCGCTGCAGTTCCTCTCCGGCAAAGCCCTTCCCGGAATCTCTGCCCTGGAGGTGGTGGCGTAA
- the tpiA gene encoding triose-phosphate isomerase translates to MARQPLVAANWKMNLLRSEAASFCDRLLSQPPTAAEVAIFPPAPLLDTVERHLTGSAVRWGGQDLHPEDAGAHTGDTSARHLVDLGCHWALCGHSERRQDHGEDDALVAAKAAAAVRHGLEPMLCLGETREERRAGRTMEVLRRQLLSALPHLGKRFALAYEPVWAIGTGETATPELAQEAHAFLRSLLAESLAEEAAQATRILYGGSAKPANAASLIAQPDLDGFLVGGASLDPQPFLAIIGACA, encoded by the coding sequence ATGGCTCGCCAACCGCTGGTCGCCGCCAACTGGAAGATGAATCTGCTGCGGTCCGAGGCCGCGAGCTTCTGTGACCGCCTGCTCTCTCAACCGCCGACGGCGGCGGAGGTCGCCATCTTTCCGCCGGCGCCCCTGCTCGATACGGTCGAGCGCCACCTCACCGGAAGCGCCGTCCGCTGGGGTGGCCAGGACCTGCACCCAGAAGACGCCGGCGCCCACACCGGCGACACTTCGGCTCGACACCTCGTCGACCTGGGCTGCCACTGGGCCCTCTGCGGCCACAGCGAGCGGCGCCAAGATCACGGCGAAGACGATGCCTTGGTGGCCGCCAAGGCGGCCGCCGCCGTGCGCCACGGCCTCGAGCCGATGCTGTGCCTGGGTGAGACTCGGGAGGAACGCCGGGCCGGCCGCACCATGGAGGTGCTTCGGCGTCAGCTCCTCTCCGCACTGCCCCACCTGGGAAAGCGATTCGCCTTGGCCTATGAGCCCGTTTGGGCCATCGGGACCGGCGAAACCGCAACTCCGGAGCTGGCCCAGGAAGCGCACGCCTTCCTGCGCTCCCTGCTCGCCGAATCGCTGGCTGAGGAAGCGGCTCAGGCAACCCGCATTCTCTACGGTGGCTCCGCCAAGCCGGCAAACGCCGCCTCGTTGATCGCGCAACCGGACCTCGACGGGTTCCTGGTTGGAGGCGCAAGCCTTGACCCGCAGCCGTTCCTCGCTATCATAGGCGCTTGCGCCTGA
- the secG gene encoding preprotein translocase subunit SecG, whose amino-acid sequence MIYLFYTLHVIVCFFLILVVLLQQGKGADLSVFGGGSTQTAFGARSAATLLHKLTVASFVVFILTTISIAVLKGGLGSSTVIGDVAPIEATASEATGDATEDDAAPATESEALPADDGSAAAPAEAASEGDAGADEPAQ is encoded by the coding sequence GTGATCTATTTGTTCTATACCCTCCACGTGATCGTCTGTTTCTTTCTGATCCTCGTGGTTTTGTTGCAGCAGGGCAAAGGAGCCGACCTGTCGGTCTTCGGTGGTGGCAGCACCCAGACGGCCTTCGGCGCCCGCAGCGCGGCGACACTGCTCCACAAGCTCACCGTGGCCAGCTTCGTGGTATTCATTCTCACCACCATCAGCATCGCCGTCCTGAAGGGCGGCCTGGGTAGCTCGACGGTGATCGGCGATGTCGCCCCCATCGAGGCGACCGCCTCAGAGGCGACGGGAGACGCGACCGAGGATGACGCTGCTCCGGCAACCGAGAGCGAGGCCCTGCCCGCTGACGACGGCAGCGCCGCTGCGCCCGCAGAGGCCGCCAGCGAAGGCGACGCCGGGGCCGACGAACCGGCCCAGTAG
- a CDS encoding cold shock domain-containing protein, whose protein sequence is MSETGTVKWFNNAKGFGFIARDGEADVFVHHSSISMEGFRTLNEGDQVSFEVVDGPKGLQARNVVRAHGTGA, encoded by the coding sequence ATGTCAGAAACAGGGACCGTCAAGTGGTTCAACAACGCCAAGGGTTTCGGATTCATCGCTCGTGACGGCGAGGCTGATGTTTTCGTGCACCACAGCTCGATCTCGATGGAGGGATTCCGCACCCTCAACGAAGGGGACCAGGTTTCCTTCGAAGTGGTTGATGGCCCGAAGGGCCTGCAAGCACGCAACGTCGTGCGCGCCCACGGAACCGGCGCCTGA
- a CDS encoding peptidylprolyl isomerase: MKSVIPLLIFGLAAIAAVAEEVADAPATTNPQVVLETSLGNIVLELDAERAPKSTANFLGYVDSGHYDGTIFHRVIRSFMVQGGGFTPDLKQKKTGEPVPNEADNGLDNVRGSIAMARTMDPNSATAQFFINTVDNAALDHRSKDVRGWGYAVFGRVVEGMEVVDAIEGVKTGTRARYRDVPVEDVVIKAAKRVAAPAE, encoded by the coding sequence ATGAAGTCCGTGATTCCTTTGCTGATCTTCGGCCTCGCCGCGATCGCCGCGGTCGCTGAGGAGGTGGCGGATGCTCCTGCCACCACCAACCCGCAGGTGGTTCTCGAGACCAGCCTTGGCAACATCGTGCTCGAGCTCGATGCCGAGCGCGCTCCCAAGTCGACGGCCAATTTCCTGGGCTATGTCGACTCCGGCCACTACGACGGCACCATTTTCCACCGCGTGATTCGGAGCTTCATGGTTCAGGGGGGCGGCTTCACCCCGGACTTGAAGCAGAAGAAGACCGGTGAGCCAGTCCCCAACGAGGCCGACAACGGTCTCGACAACGTCCGGGGATCGATCGCCATGGCGCGCACCATGGATCCCAACAGCGCCACGGCCCAGTTCTTCATCAACACCGTCGACAATGCCGCCCTCGACCATCGCTCGAAGGACGTTCGAGGCTGGGGTTACGCGGTGTTCGGCCGAGTTGTCGAGGGTATGGAGGTGGTGGATGCCATCGAAGGCGTCAAAACCGGCACCCGAGCGCGCTATCGGGACGTGCCGGTCGAGGATGTGGTGATCAAGGCGGCGAAGCGCGTCGCCGCGCCCGCCGAGTAG
- a CDS encoding DUF971 domain-containing protein — protein sequence MTTAAKILTEVRRLPAENKLRLTWADGHSADFDAAYLRGWCPCAACQGHAALTLQYHPPAANVRVENIEPVGRYAFSVLWSDGHGTGIYRYDFLRDICPCSACGGASQLDIARARKL from the coding sequence GTGACGACCGCCGCCAAGATCCTGACCGAGGTTCGCCGTCTGCCTGCCGAGAACAAGCTGCGGTTGACCTGGGCGGACGGTCATTCGGCGGATTTCGATGCCGCTTATCTGCGCGGTTGGTGCCCCTGCGCCGCCTGCCAAGGGCACGCGGCGCTGACCCTTCAATACCATCCCCCGGCCGCCAACGTGCGGGTCGAGAACATCGAGCCGGTGGGCCGTTATGCCTTTTCGGTCCTGTGGTCCGACGGTCACGGCACGGGGATCTATCGCTACGACTTCCTGCGCGACATCTGTCCCTGCTCCGCCTGTGGCGGTGCCTCGCAGCTCGACATCGCTCGGGCAAGGAAGCTCTGA
- a CDS encoding diguanylate cyclase, protein MAIENLLSNPRRRGILALVIAVTLVTMVAVQGIERAKSAQRMVGVAIEQSPVGGIHLLEVVAGGGADTAGLLPGDRVQRIGSRLIGSVTDWDRAAGDFERDQPVTFEVEREGQTVQLEVRPGADADWFGFSLLCLAVAVYLSLILVVLMQWTDRLRAKLLLLLALAIATEMALPTLSIGNHLLSNATLCLFYLLTGLEIGLELHLASVIPARSRWLSRRPWLVPLYYVLGLGAALAATLTYLIEEIATVNLFPWTSYQAERLLLTYGVPLWAIAVASILIVQTLSFPDSRGRRQAALVLAGVLPWVAFVFLTTPWVMTNDEVNRWLRIEPLILLCYPLAVFVAIFRYHLLDIELAVRRSLVYTILTGSLLLFFYSSLGAGGALVSQLVGEDGSIWVISGATLILGLLFTPLRRFLHRSIGRRFFPERDETRARLVTLAAELPAEGKLPLMGERLVDGLGEIFAARSVAVCIGGPVTDLLATLASEGPENHEPPSLLSVRDGSVLAVEKAGRTLPASQLMSYDDQFGRYLRVSRAELVVPLSSRERLIGLIVLGGSQAPGGYSSEQVELLDLLSHHVASVLENARLFESATYENLTGLLRREAILEKAAAELDRALRYDRPLTIGIADLDHFKGINDRFGHLAGDGLLKRLAYSIEDSLRHTDAVGRYGGEEFLLVLPETDLEASGAVAEKLLAAVRETGLPIDDECEARVTVSIGLASLAQVREQIHEPSIEDLIAAADHSLYRAKEAGRNRIFPPVRLDSAQTRGATIRA, encoded by the coding sequence ATGGCTATAGAGAACCTCCTCTCCAACCCGCGCCGCCGAGGCATTCTTGCGCTGGTGATCGCCGTCACCTTGGTGACGATGGTGGCGGTGCAGGGAATCGAGCGCGCCAAGAGTGCTCAGCGCATGGTCGGGGTAGCCATCGAGCAGTCACCGGTGGGTGGCATCCACCTCCTGGAGGTGGTGGCAGGCGGCGGTGCCGACACTGCCGGTTTGCTCCCCGGTGATCGCGTCCAGCGCATCGGCTCGCGGTTGATCGGTTCGGTGACCGATTGGGACCGGGCGGCGGGCGATTTCGAGCGCGATCAGCCGGTCACCTTCGAGGTCGAGAGAGAGGGTCAGACGGTCCAGCTCGAGGTTCGGCCCGGCGCCGATGCCGATTGGTTCGGTTTCAGCCTGCTGTGCCTGGCCGTCGCCGTCTATCTTTCCTTGATCCTGGTGGTGTTGATGCAGTGGACCGATCGGCTGCGGGCGAAGCTCCTTTTGCTGCTCGCCTTGGCGATCGCCACAGAGATGGCGCTGCCGACCCTGAGCATCGGCAACCATCTGCTCTCGAACGCCACCCTGTGCCTGTTCTACCTCCTCACCGGTCTCGAGATTGGTCTCGAGCTGCATCTCGCCTCGGTGATTCCGGCTCGCTCCCGCTGGCTCAGTAGGCGGCCCTGGCTGGTGCCCCTCTACTACGTGCTCGGCCTCGGTGCGGCGCTGGCCGCGACCCTCACCTATCTGATCGAAGAGATCGCTACGGTCAACCTGTTTCCCTGGACCAGCTACCAAGCGGAACGCCTCCTGCTGACCTACGGGGTCCCTCTCTGGGCGATCGCCGTGGCCTCGATCCTGATCGTCCAGACCCTCAGCTTTCCGGATTCCCGAGGGCGGCGGCAGGCCGCCCTGGTGCTGGCCGGTGTGCTCCCCTGGGTGGCCTTCGTCTTTCTCACCACGCCGTGGGTGATGACCAACGACGAGGTCAACCGCTGGTTGCGCATCGAGCCACTGATCCTGCTCTGCTACCCGCTGGCGGTCTTCGTCGCGATCTTCCGGTACCACCTGCTCGATATCGAGTTGGCGGTTCGCCGGAGCCTGGTCTACACCATTCTTACCGGCAGCCTGCTGCTGTTCTTCTACTCCTCCCTGGGAGCCGGTGGGGCGCTGGTCTCGCAACTCGTCGGCGAGGACGGATCGATCTGGGTGATCTCGGGCGCGACCCTGATCCTCGGGCTGCTGTTCACTCCGCTGCGCCGTTTTCTGCATCGCTCCATCGGACGGCGGTTCTTTCCGGAGCGCGACGAGACCCGCGCCCGGCTGGTGACCCTTGCCGCGGAGCTGCCGGCGGAAGGCAAGCTGCCCTTGATGGGGGAGCGACTGGTCGATGGTCTGGGCGAGATCTTCGCGGCCCGTTCGGTGGCGGTGTGCATCGGCGGGCCGGTCACCGATCTGCTGGCGACCCTCGCTTCCGAGGGGCCCGAGAACCACGAGCCACCGTCGCTGCTCTCGGTGCGCGACGGCAGTGTGCTGGCGGTCGAAAAGGCGGGACGGACCCTGCCGGCGAGCCAGTTGATGAGCTACGACGACCAGTTCGGCCGCTACCTGCGGGTATCGCGGGCCGAGCTGGTGGTGCCCCTGTCGAGTCGAGAGCGCTTGATCGGTTTGATCGTCCTCGGTGGATCGCAAGCTCCCGGCGGCTACTCCTCGGAGCAGGTCGAGCTCCTCGACCTGCTGTCTCACCATGTCGCCTCGGTGCTCGAGAACGCCCGCCTGTTCGAATCCGCCACCTACGAGAATCTGACCGGCCTGCTGCGCCGCGAGGCGATTCTCGAGAAGGCGGCGGCGGAGCTCGACCGGGCGCTGCGCTACGACCGTCCTCTGACCATCGGGATCGCCGACCTCGACCACTTCAAGGGCATCAACGACCGCTTTGGTCACCTCGCCGGGGACGGTCTCCTCAAACGCCTGGCCTACTCGATCGAGGACAGCCTGCGACATACGGACGCGGTCGGCCGTTACGGAGGCGAGGAGTTTCTCTTGGTCTTGCCGGAGACGGATCTCGAGGCATCCGGGGCGGTGGCCGAGAAGCTGCTCGCCGCGGTGCGTGAGACCGGGTTGCCGATCGATGACGAGTGTGAAGCGCGGGTCACCGTTTCGATCGGATTGGCGTCCCTGGCTCAGGTTCGGGAGCAGATCCACGAGCCGTCCATCGAAGACCTCATCGCTGCCGCCGACCACAGCCTCTATCGCGCCAAGGAGGCTGGCCGGAACCGCATTTTCCCGCCGGTTCGGCTGGACTCGGCCCAGACTCGGGGTGCTACGATTCGGGCCTGA
- the yidD gene encoding membrane protein insertion efficiency factor YidD — translation MHLLAGGVTAYQTFLSPHLARFGGRCRFHPTCSRYAEMAVHRHGALLGSAMTVRRLARCGPWTPRGTEDFP, via the coding sequence GTGCATCTCCTGGCCGGCGGAGTGACCGCTTATCAGACCTTCCTCTCGCCCCATTTGGCCCGCTTCGGCGGTCGCTGTCGGTTTCACCCCACCTGCAGCCGCTATGCCGAGATGGCGGTGCATCGCCATGGTGCGCTGCTAGGCTCGGCGATGACCGTGCGCCGGCTCGCTCGCTGTGGCCCCTGGACTCCCCGCGGGACCGAAGACTTTCCGTGA
- a CDS encoding DUF2752 domain-containing protein, translating to MTPGRQLGFIWGTMALLAVVVSPWAHRLATGLPTCLFKGVAGVPCPTCGTTRSALSLADFDIVAALTVSPLATLAWIAVIGGGLVAGGLAMIGREPPQPPATLSDLQRWSVLGLLLANWAYLIVTGA from the coding sequence ATGACTCCCGGTCGGCAACTCGGCTTCATCTGGGGGACCATGGCGCTGCTCGCCGTGGTCGTCTCTCCCTGGGCCCATCGATTGGCCACCGGGTTGCCGACCTGCCTGTTCAAGGGAGTGGCCGGAGTTCCGTGCCCGACCTGCGGTACGACCCGCTCCGCCCTCTCCCTCGCCGACTTCGATATCGTCGCGGCGCTCACCGTTTCGCCGCTGGCGACCTTGGCTTGGATCGCCGTCATTGGCGGTGGCCTGGTGGCCGGTGGTCTCGCCATGATCGGTCGGGAGCCGCCTCAGCCGCCGGCGACCCTGAGCGATCTCCAGCGTTGGTCGGTGCTCGGGCTGCTGCTGGCCAACTGGGCCTATCTGATCGTCACCGGCGCCTAG
- a CDS encoding YIP1 family protein has protein sequence MTDPMSTPPPPPPGGEGPPPYGPTGGTEGSSLPWENRQRSGFMPSLIETVKLVATAPRDAYGRMQRMGDFMSPLLYAIIVGSVGGIIGQLWSTLFSGSMLTMLPAEMRDQMGPMMAAQGGSLIMGIIMAPIMVAVGVFVWSGIVHLVLMMLKGTSDAGFEGTMRAISYSYTANLAQIIPFVGGLIALVWTIFLQIIGLARLHQTTEGKAAGGVLIPIALCCLCVILGLVLAGGAIMSAVSQAGG, from the coding sequence ATGACCGATCCGATGTCGACGCCTCCCCCGCCGCCTCCGGGCGGCGAAGGACCACCTCCCTACGGCCCCACCGGCGGCACCGAGGGCAGCTCCCTGCCGTGGGAGAACCGCCAGCGCTCCGGCTTCATGCCGTCCTTGATCGAGACCGTCAAGTTGGTGGCGACGGCGCCGCGCGATGCCTATGGCCGGATGCAGCGCATGGGCGATTTCATGAGCCCGCTGCTCTACGCCATCATCGTCGGCTCCGTCGGCGGCATCATCGGCCAGCTCTGGTCGACGCTGTTCAGCGGCAGCATGCTGACCATGTTGCCGGCCGAGATGCGCGATCAGATGGGACCGATGATGGCGGCTCAGGGAGGCAGCCTGATCATGGGAATCATCATGGCCCCGATCATGGTGGCCGTCGGCGTCTTCGTGTGGAGCGGCATCGTGCATCTCGTTTTGATGATGCTGAAGGGCACCAGCGACGCCGGCTTCGAGGGCACGATGCGGGCGATCTCCTACTCCTACACCGCCAATCTGGCCCAGATCATTCCCTTCGTCGGCGGCTTGATCGCCCTCGTCTGGACGATCTTCCTGCAGATCATCGGCCTCGCCCGTCTGCATCAGACCACCGAAGGCAAGGCGGCCGGCGGCGTGCTGATTCCGATCGCCCTGTGCTGCCTGTGCGTCATCCTGGGTCTCGTCTTGGCCGGTGGCGCGATCATGTCGGCGGTGAGCCAGGCCGGAGGCTGA
- a CDS encoding DUF2752 domain-containing protein → MPPWWFLVLSRPSLISFRPWLLPALWLVALPLAAIALAVAAAVVSQGAGDAASSWCAIRRWTAVPCPGCGMTRAFGHLALGEWSRAWQLHPLAPLLALELGLGWLFWGLKLLGLELRWLWSRLDELLLSHVIVLGALWLGRLATGTLPW, encoded by the coding sequence TTGCCGCCTTGGTGGTTCTTGGTACTCTCTAGGCCGAGCCTGATCTCATTCCGGCCCTGGCTGCTGCCGGCCCTTTGGCTGGTGGCCCTGCCACTGGCGGCGATCGCTCTCGCGGTCGCCGCTGCGGTGGTCAGCCAAGGAGCGGGTGACGCTGCGTCTTCGTGGTGTGCGATCCGTCGTTGGACGGCGGTTCCCTGCCCGGGCTGCGGCATGACCCGAGCCTTCGGTCATCTGGCTCTCGGCGAGTGGTCTCGCGCCTGGCAGCTTCACCCCCTGGCGCCACTGCTCGCCCTCGAGCTCGGGCTGGGCTGGCTGTTTTGGGGACTGAAGCTTCTCGGTCTGGAGCTGCGCTGGCTCTGGTCTCGGCTCGATGAGCTGTTGCTGTCTCACGTAATCGTCCTTGGAGCGCTGTGGCTCGGTCGTTTGGCCACCGGAACGCTCCCCTGGTAA